A single genomic interval of Rubripirellula reticaptiva harbors:
- a CDS encoding response regulator, with protein MSANEPNDLTGNATDVYEIDRQLSDDSMVSCFLAKDRRTGELVILRQVPKKLFAESGFYRFNNEARLTSGIRCETYSQPISFDASEHHLRVVYHYIDGDSLASKFRKQRFTSQQTMRLACDLLDALGCIHEIGCIHRDIRPSNIIIRKDNRAVLCGYVPLWCPDVFSNEGRLAQESASYTSPELSGIIDHDICESSDLYSVGYILNAALTGGAAFGGDVNDILYQHMTADPDPRRYSDETPKLVIQFIDKLIAKEPRDRYQCASAAKLDAQRILGLLDSDAKLPDFVLGIADRRTALIDAAFVGRNEPLETLERGLNEVQSGGMKQVSMCAESGMGKTRLLNEISRMAARKKFLILRGRASQHASQQPNAVWLQMVDQLARMLPTDPILVQKITHEMRDYHQEVITAMPVLASALGWHGEHLLGPAELGQGRVVSAICALMTSLGTDDRSVMITVDDCQWMDDQSMRVMLAIGDTQPKHFLLFSIMRPDEGISRALVEKLTITDRLTLDPLTDHDIQQLAESMAGPLPDTAVEVVQRFASGSPFMAAAVLRGLVESNVLIAQEQGWIVDEPKLSTFQTAEGANEILIDRLSHLPDDAKKLLAAAAVIGRDFNLDTAAELVDMGSEEAHAAMLPARAHRLVWSRPDRALSFVHDKVREAVLSELSDETIKLMHGQIGRYLEKNDPTHYFELAYHFDAAQLHEKALPSALKAAKIARGSFSLASAEVQLKIAVRSLHLAQRDTRHFVEMMMNEVLTLQGRYDEAQNWLDRAADSADTVMEQAKVSFKQGDLHFKRGSKDQAAASFEASLQKLGQPVCYTTPQLFWNLGIEGIRQLRHSLFPATCGQKSGEPSEAEKMAFSIYSEIAHTYWYTRNKYFTLWAHLRGMNAAECYGPTRFLAQSYSDHAPAMTLLRWQSRGTNYGRRSLAIRKLLGDVWGQGQSRNFLSILLYSFSEFMECIDQARQAVAILERTGDYWEVHIARYQLAASLYRTGKFDEAVQLARLNYESAIQLGDFQATGNIVDVWARASIGRVPDDVIATELNRDVIDEQRKCQVLLAKGVQEFYQGRFVAAAKVLGAAVASADESKVGNTYVSPCYPWLCTALRRQIETAPAKIKQVHDAKLKELIKSAQKAVSVGKRFTNELPHALRELAAASAMAGKRRRAEILFRQSLSEANRQQAVVEHAQTVVLHAEFSDDLGWTVDQSEVDRANELLAKLLHAGERINETSSISLLDRFESLLASGRRIATSDLPAEIFDEVRTAAVKILRGEHVFLIRLDNEQNLVTMPGNQPFDDSFVAEVSVCQQTIVRDREHCVIRGIPNDRDGTFLCSPIVVNGQTTAFLYVTNKRFSGLYGKDEIKIADYLTSAAGAALEKADSFEQLHDLNQNLERKVDERTAAIVEHSRQLEMTARKLAVTREKLQLAKNAAESANAAKSDFLARMSHEIRTPITGILGFTELLLRGVITDEEDRTSHLQTIHSNGFHLLHLLNDILDISKIEAGKIESESIPCNPTLVAGDVVASLRSKAIQKGIKLRLRIDGCIPEIIQSDPTRLRQILTNLVGNAIKFTQQGDVTMVIRASGPDTFPNELEIVVEDTGIGMTSHEMSTIFEPFIQADTSTTRNFGGTGLGLSISKRLAEALGGCLSVSSEKNSGTQMSLKLAIQCPTSTKMLSQDQAMALTSGKRASDFQNVDLRGVRVLVVDDSQTNRKLLTLLLSDSGAEVRTASNGKNAVETLADQSLAVDIILMDMQMPVMDGYEATKMLRQRGFDLPIVALTANAMEGDEARCRDAGCSQYLTKPLDLDRLLRIVSDHSLRGAISKNSTQSHSSTAAATDAPNLIPARLDRVDQLSMISDDWLQMFASELIEQVDTTLPSIMAAYENGDLQTVSKHLHQIKGSGGTVGLDELSEIAEQGECALHDVDLNRVLESLLELQDFVDQKKVDLANSSQSH; from the coding sequence TTGTCTGCTAACGAACCGAACGACCTCACCGGCAACGCAACAGACGTGTACGAAATCGATCGGCAACTTTCCGACGACTCGATGGTTTCGTGCTTCTTAGCGAAGGATCGCCGAACGGGTGAGTTGGTTATTCTGCGTCAAGTTCCTAAGAAGCTATTCGCAGAGAGTGGGTTCTATCGCTTTAACAATGAAGCTCGCCTGACGTCTGGTATTCGCTGTGAAACGTATTCGCAGCCGATTAGCTTTGACGCATCCGAACATCACCTACGAGTGGTCTATCACTACATCGACGGCGATTCGCTGGCGTCGAAGTTTCGCAAGCAACGTTTCACATCGCAACAGACGATGCGATTGGCATGTGACCTTCTAGACGCACTTGGTTGCATCCATGAGATAGGTTGCATCCACCGAGACATACGCCCCTCCAATATCATCATTCGAAAAGACAATCGTGCGGTCCTTTGCGGCTATGTGCCGTTGTGGTGCCCCGACGTTTTCTCCAATGAAGGCCGACTTGCGCAAGAATCCGCTTCGTACACGTCGCCAGAACTTTCCGGAATCATCGATCACGATATTTGCGAATCTTCTGATCTCTATTCCGTTGGATACATACTCAACGCCGCTCTGACCGGTGGTGCAGCGTTTGGCGGAGACGTCAACGACATCCTGTATCAGCACATGACAGCAGATCCGGACCCCAGACGGTATTCGGACGAGACGCCCAAGTTGGTGATTCAGTTCATTGACAAACTGATTGCCAAAGAACCTCGCGATCGTTACCAATGCGCAAGCGCCGCGAAACTTGATGCGCAAAGAATCCTGGGGTTGTTAGACAGCGATGCGAAGTTGCCCGACTTTGTACTTGGCATAGCCGACCGGCGCACGGCGTTAATCGACGCGGCCTTCGTTGGGAGAAACGAACCGCTCGAGACGCTCGAGCGAGGCTTGAACGAAGTACAGTCTGGAGGCATGAAGCAAGTTTCGATGTGCGCCGAATCGGGGATGGGAAAAACCCGGTTGCTTAACGAAATCTCACGAATGGCGGCTCGCAAGAAGTTCTTGATCCTGCGCGGACGAGCGTCACAACACGCGTCCCAACAGCCCAACGCAGTGTGGCTACAAATGGTGGATCAATTGGCGCGGATGTTGCCAACCGACCCAATTCTAGTGCAAAAAATCACGCACGAGATGCGAGATTATCATCAAGAAGTCATTACAGCGATGCCAGTGCTGGCCAGTGCGTTGGGCTGGCACGGCGAGCATTTATTGGGGCCAGCGGAACTAGGACAAGGTCGAGTTGTTTCGGCAATTTGTGCTCTGATGACCAGTTTAGGCACAGACGATCGCAGCGTCATGATCACGGTCGATGATTGCCAGTGGATGGACGACCAGTCGATGCGCGTGATGCTGGCGATCGGCGACACACAGCCAAAGCACTTTCTGCTGTTTTCGATCATGCGACCGGATGAAGGTATCAGCCGGGCGCTCGTCGAAAAACTAACGATCACCGATCGCTTGACGCTTGACCCTTTGACGGATCACGACATCCAGCAACTCGCCGAGTCGATGGCTGGGCCATTGCCAGACACCGCCGTCGAAGTCGTCCAACGATTCGCAAGCGGCAGCCCGTTTATGGCCGCGGCCGTGCTTCGTGGGTTGGTCGAGTCGAACGTGCTGATTGCTCAGGAACAGGGATGGATCGTTGACGAACCAAAACTATCAACATTTCAGACCGCTGAGGGCGCCAATGAAATTTTGATCGATCGCCTTTCTCACTTACCCGATGATGCCAAAAAACTGCTTGCCGCAGCAGCAGTCATCGGCCGAGACTTCAACCTGGATACGGCCGCTGAACTGGTCGACATGGGGTCGGAAGAGGCGCACGCTGCAATGCTGCCCGCTCGCGCGCACCGACTGGTTTGGAGTCGTCCCGACCGAGCACTTTCGTTTGTCCACGACAAAGTACGCGAAGCGGTCTTAAGTGAACTGTCCGACGAGACCATCAAGTTGATGCATGGTCAAATTGGACGCTACCTTGAAAAGAACGATCCCACGCATTACTTCGAACTGGCATACCATTTCGATGCTGCCCAATTGCACGAAAAGGCGCTTCCCAGTGCGCTGAAAGCCGCCAAAATCGCTCGAGGAAGTTTCTCGTTGGCGAGTGCTGAAGTTCAACTAAAAATCGCAGTACGATCTCTGCATCTTGCCCAACGGGATACCCGCCACTTCGTCGAAATGATGATGAATGAAGTGCTGACTTTGCAGGGCCGGTACGACGAAGCGCAGAATTGGCTTGATCGTGCCGCAGACAGCGCGGATACGGTCATGGAGCAGGCCAAAGTTTCGTTCAAACAAGGCGATCTACATTTTAAACGTGGAAGCAAAGACCAAGCCGCCGCCAGCTTCGAAGCGTCACTTCAAAAACTCGGCCAACCGGTTTGCTACACCACACCGCAATTGTTTTGGAACTTGGGCATCGAAGGAATCCGCCAGCTTCGCCATTCGCTCTTTCCAGCGACCTGCGGACAGAAAAGCGGCGAGCCCAGCGAGGCAGAAAAAATGGCGTTTTCGATCTATAGCGAGATCGCGCACACCTATTGGTACACTCGAAACAAGTACTTTACCCTGTGGGCCCATTTGCGAGGCATGAACGCCGCCGAATGTTATGGACCGACCCGATTCTTGGCCCAATCGTATTCAGATCATGCGCCCGCGATGACGTTGCTGCGATGGCAATCTCGTGGGACCAACTACGGACGACGTTCGCTCGCGATACGCAAGCTGCTGGGTGATGTGTGGGGCCAAGGTCAATCGCGCAACTTCCTTAGCATCCTTTTGTACTCGTTCTCGGAGTTCATGGAATGCATTGATCAGGCACGACAGGCCGTTGCGATTCTGGAACGTACGGGTGACTACTGGGAAGTGCATATCGCCAGATACCAATTGGCGGCGTCGCTGTACCGAACAGGCAAGTTCGATGAGGCGGTCCAACTCGCAAGGCTAAATTACGAATCAGCGATTCAACTTGGCGATTTCCAAGCAACCGGAAATATTGTCGACGTGTGGGCGCGAGCATCAATCGGCCGCGTTCCCGACGACGTGATTGCGACCGAATTGAATCGCGATGTGATCGACGAGCAACGGAAATGTCAGGTTTTATTAGCGAAGGGCGTTCAGGAGTTTTACCAAGGACGGTTCGTCGCAGCGGCGAAAGTTCTCGGAGCAGCAGTAGCATCCGCAGACGAGTCCAAGGTCGGTAACACTTACGTCAGCCCCTGCTATCCGTGGCTCTGCACGGCCCTGCGTCGACAAATTGAAACCGCGCCGGCGAAGATCAAACAGGTTCACGACGCGAAGTTAAAGGAGCTAATCAAGTCAGCCCAAAAAGCGGTTTCCGTTGGCAAGCGTTTTACCAATGAATTGCCTCATGCGCTTCGCGAACTCGCTGCCGCATCCGCGATGGCGGGAAAACGCCGAAGAGCAGAAATACTGTTCCGACAAAGTCTTAGCGAAGCAAACCGGCAACAGGCGGTTGTCGAACACGCCCAAACAGTTGTTCTGCATGCCGAATTTTCGGACGATTTGGGATGGACAGTTGACCAATCCGAAGTCGACCGAGCAAACGAGTTGCTTGCCAAATTGCTCCATGCGGGAGAGCGCATCAACGAAACGAGTTCGATTTCACTGTTGGACCGCTTCGAATCGCTTCTCGCATCAGGAAGACGAATTGCGACCAGTGATTTGCCCGCAGAGATCTTCGACGAAGTTCGAACCGCTGCGGTCAAGATTCTGCGAGGCGAACATGTTTTCTTGATCCGTCTGGACAACGAACAGAACTTAGTCACGATGCCCGGGAATCAGCCCTTTGATGATTCATTCGTTGCCGAGGTTAGCGTTTGTCAACAAACCATCGTTCGTGACCGCGAACACTGCGTCATCCGTGGTATTCCAAACGATCGTGACGGCACGTTCCTTTGCAGCCCGATCGTCGTCAATGGTCAGACCACGGCATTCTTGTATGTGACCAACAAACGGTTCAGCGGTCTTTACGGCAAGGATGAGATCAAGATCGCTGACTATTTGACGTCGGCTGCCGGTGCAGCACTCGAAAAAGCAGATAGCTTCGAGCAACTACACGATCTGAACCAGAACCTGGAACGAAAAGTCGATGAGCGTACGGCGGCGATTGTCGAGCATTCTCGACAGCTGGAAATGACGGCACGAAAACTTGCCGTGACTCGCGAAAAATTGCAACTCGCCAAGAACGCTGCCGAATCAGCCAATGCAGCTAAGAGTGATTTCTTGGCACGAATGAGCCACGAGATCCGCACACCAATCACCGGTATTCTTGGGTTCACCGAATTGTTGCTTCGTGGCGTGATAACCGATGAGGAAGATCGTACGTCCCACCTGCAAACCATCCATTCCAACGGATTCCATCTGCTGCACTTGCTGAACGACATTCTCGACATTTCGAAAATCGAAGCCGGCAAGATTGAATCCGAATCCATCCCATGCAATCCGACACTCGTGGCTGGTGATGTGGTCGCGTCGCTTCGTTCCAAGGCGATTCAAAAAGGAATCAAGCTGCGTTTGCGAATTGACGGTTGCATTCCCGAGATCATCCAAAGCGATCCAACACGGCTGCGGCAAATTTTGACAAACCTAGTTGGCAACGCAATCAAGTTCACACAACAGGGCGATGTCACGATGGTGATTCGCGCATCCGGTCCAGACACGTTTCCGAATGAGCTGGAAATCGTGGTCGAAGATACCGGCATCGGAATGACATCCCATGAGATGTCGACGATTTTCGAACCGTTCATTCAAGCCGACACCTCAACTACTCGAAATTTTGGCGGAACGGGACTCGGTTTGTCGATCAGCAAGCGACTCGCCGAAGCGTTGGGCGGTTGCCTTAGCGTGTCGAGCGAAAAAAATTCGGGTACACAAATGAGCTTGAAGCTGGCAATCCAATGTCCCACAAGCACGAAGATGCTAAGCCAGGATCAAGCGATGGCCCTTACCAGCGGTAAACGGGCCAGCGACTTTCAAAACGTCGATTTGCGAGGCGTTCGCGTGTTGGTGGTCGACGACAGCCAAACCAATCGAAAACTGCTAACACTCTTGCTTTCCGATTCAGGCGCGGAAGTCCGCACCGCTTCGAATGGAAAGAACGCCGTTGAGACGCTGGCCGACCAGTCGTTAGCAGTGGACATCATCTTGATGGACATGCAAATGCCGGTCATGGATGGCTATGAAGCGACCAAGATGCTGCGCCAACGCGGATTTGACCTGCCGATCGTTGCCTTGACCGCGAACGCGATGGAAGGTGACGAAGCACGTTGTCGCGATGCCGGCTGCTCGCAATACCTGACAAAACCTCTGGACCTAGACCGTCTGCTTCGAATTGTTTCCGACCATTCTTTGCGTGGTGCGATTTCGAAAAATTCGACGCAGTCACATTCCTCGACGGCAGCCGCTACCGATGCTCCGAACTTGATACCAGCAAGACTCGACCGAGTCGATCAACTTTCGATGATCTCGGACGACTGGCTCCAAATGTTTGCGAGTGAATTGATCGAACAAGTTGACACCACGTTGCCGTCAATCATGGCAGCGTATGAGAACGGCGATCTTCAAACCGTGTCAAAGCACCTGCACCAAATCAAAGGATCGGGCGGGACGGTCGGATTGGATGAACTTTCGGAGATCGCAGAACAGGGCGAGTGCGCCCTCCACGACGTGGACTTGAACCGCGTTCTTGAGTCGTTGTTGGAACTGCAGGATTTTGTCGATCAAAAGAAAGTTGATTTAGCAAACTCTAGCCAGTCTCACTAA
- a CDS encoding SAM-dependent methyltransferase yields MVTLIQQESEVGWQEDYENRVNPDLMTRLLHNAVPVLKAVGWRVTTVSEGGCRSELPLATSSTNQHGTHQAALVSLSADYTGGLALATLLRGIPLSGIHRCKDETSASLWLASMDVKYRNPSTGHLQASCDIPADVAKMVRQRYFAGKRVLVTLPVIFTSNDELVAEAEMKYFAQPSIQLKPTKENPKISPLFKQKLKASARMIAGVRASSEAHLTRFDQSHERQAAGPHGELLADRLNGVLPQLRDMVLARTSHIDRTVKSVSGLQQVVILGVGLDMRPFRLSQSLGGPTFFELDLPEMLEERMRVISKMARGHDVNRRMIAADFKTDDVSELLLSHPDFDPHAATVVVYEGCSMYFTADENEEILTRAGRVMQNPSSRLWSDMVAEGVVNGSHQIPEITKFLDGMEEMGERFIFGCDRPADFLLRCGFNNTETTSAGAHLKSNDPVLGTYQFSVASK; encoded by the coding sequence ATGGTTACTTTGATTCAACAAGAGTCCGAAGTCGGTTGGCAAGAAGATTACGAGAACCGGGTCAATCCGGACTTGATGACCAGGTTACTGCACAACGCAGTTCCGGTATTGAAAGCCGTGGGTTGGCGTGTGACAACCGTTAGCGAGGGGGGGTGTCGATCGGAGCTTCCGCTGGCGACATCGTCGACCAACCAGCACGGGACTCACCAAGCTGCGCTGGTCTCGCTATCGGCTGACTACACAGGCGGACTCGCCCTGGCCACACTACTGCGCGGCATTCCTCTTTCGGGCATTCATCGCTGTAAAGATGAGACATCAGCATCGCTTTGGCTGGCATCCATGGATGTCAAGTATCGAAACCCTAGCACCGGTCACTTGCAAGCCTCGTGTGACATTCCAGCGGATGTCGCCAAAATGGTTCGTCAGCGATACTTTGCTGGAAAGCGAGTACTAGTGACTTTGCCGGTGATCTTTACGTCCAACGACGAGTTGGTTGCGGAGGCCGAGATGAAATATTTTGCGCAGCCGTCGATCCAGCTCAAACCGACGAAGGAAAACCCCAAGATTTCGCCGTTGTTCAAGCAGAAACTCAAAGCGTCTGCTCGAATGATCGCGGGAGTTCGGGCATCGTCCGAAGCTCATCTAACGCGGTTCGATCAAAGCCACGAACGACAAGCCGCCGGGCCGCATGGCGAATTGCTGGCCGATCGACTTAACGGTGTCTTGCCACAACTACGAGACATGGTGCTGGCCCGGACAAGTCACATCGATCGGACAGTCAAGAGTGTCTCAGGCTTGCAACAAGTCGTCATTCTTGGCGTCGGTTTGGACATGCGTCCGTTTCGGTTGTCACAGTCCTTGGGTGGGCCGACTTTCTTCGAACTTGATCTACCCGAAATGCTGGAAGAACGCATGCGAGTGATTTCGAAAATGGCCCGCGGCCACGACGTGAATCGACGGATGATTGCCGCTGATTTTAAAACCGATGATGTTTCCGAATTGTTGCTCAGCCACCCGGATTTTGATCCCCACGCCGCGACTGTCGTTGTGTACGAAGGGTGTTCGATGTACTTCACGGCCGACGAGAATGAGGAGATTTTGACCAGGGCTGGACGAGTGATGCAAAACCCGTCCAGCCGATTGTGGTCGGACATGGTTGCTGAGGGTGTGGTCAACGGTTCTCATCAAATTCCAGAGATCACAAAATTTTTAGATGGCATGGAAGAGATGGGCGAGAGATTCATCTTTGGTTGTGATCGACCAGCCGATTTCTTGCTGCGTTGTGGGTTTAACAACACCGAGACGACGTCCGCCGGTGCACACTTGAAGTCCAACGATCCGGTGTTGGGGACATATCAGTTCAGCGTCGCTTCGAAGTAA
- a CDS encoding OmpP1/FadL family transporter, translated as MKKVFLMALAILFVVTTFNTISSKALAQGAIVSAGGPVHRGMGGASTAAPISALGALYWNPATISGLEHSELEVGVDVLSTDHRVTSSFGGSSGETVADPGTFPVPNFAWVHRLEDSRFTLGLGVNAVAGFKTNLQADPTNPVLAPQPFGLGRVSSEATFLQISPVLSMAVSERISFAAGPIITSAQVGIEPFVFDSANADGTYSSGRSTKYQWGGGVQAGVYFIPSEDWRLGASIKSPAWMDTFEYFGQDENGLPRKMTAEIDLPMIVSLGAGYAGRENWLFAADARFIDYKNADGFGDDAVYDATGALGGLDWSSVFSLALGAQRQLNERVFLRAGYNYNTNPIKDSETFFNMASPLIYEHMLSVGGSYNFNEKLAVSAAYSHYIENSRSGPFVLPGIGAVPGSSVTTEMSADFLSFGIVMQQ; from the coding sequence ATGAAAAAAGTTTTTTTGATGGCATTGGCCATCCTCTTTGTCGTTACGACTTTCAACACGATTTCCAGCAAGGCGTTGGCTCAAGGCGCCATTGTTTCGGCTGGTGGTCCGGTGCACCGCGGGATGGGCGGTGCTTCTACCGCCGCACCGATCAGCGCGTTGGGGGCACTGTACTGGAACCCAGCCACGATCAGCGGCCTGGAACACTCTGAGTTAGAGGTCGGCGTCGATGTGCTCTCGACCGACCACCGAGTGACCTCTAGTTTTGGCGGTTCGAGCGGAGAAACGGTCGCGGACCCGGGCACCTTTCCGGTGCCGAACTTTGCTTGGGTCCATCGCCTCGAAGATTCACGTTTTACACTCGGACTTGGCGTCAACGCCGTTGCTGGTTTTAAAACAAACCTACAGGCTGACCCGACCAATCCAGTTCTTGCGCCGCAGCCGTTCGGTTTGGGACGCGTCAGTTCAGAAGCGACCTTTTTGCAAATTTCGCCAGTCCTATCGATGGCGGTTTCGGAACGGATTTCTTTCGCCGCTGGCCCGATCATCACGAGTGCCCAAGTCGGTATCGAGCCATTCGTTTTTGATTCTGCAAACGCGGACGGAACGTATTCGTCGGGCAGGTCGACCAAGTACCAATGGGGCGGCGGAGTTCAGGCCGGCGTGTACTTCATTCCCAGCGAAGATTGGCGTTTAGGGGCGTCCATCAAAAGCCCTGCGTGGATGGATACGTTTGAGTACTTTGGACAGGACGAAAACGGGCTTCCTCGCAAAATGACCGCCGAGATTGATCTTCCGATGATCGTTTCGCTGGGCGCTGGCTATGCTGGTCGCGAAAACTGGCTATTCGCAGCGGACGCCAGATTCATCGACTACAAGAATGCGGATGGGTTTGGTGATGATGCGGTCTATGATGCAACCGGCGCGCTTGGCGGACTTGATTGGAGCAGCGTTTTTTCGCTAGCCCTTGGTGCACAGCGTCAACTGAACGAACGAGTTTTTCTGCGTGCGGGATACAATTACAACACGAACCCGATCAAAGACAGTGAAACATTTTTTAACATGGCTTCGCCTTTGATTTACGAACACATGCTAAGCGTCGGCGGATCCTATAACTTCAACGAAAAGCTTGCCGTTAGCGCGGCGTACTCGCACTACATCGAAAACTCTCGTAGCGGTCCTTTCGTGTTACCAGGAATCGGTGCAGTGCCTGGTTCGTCGGTCACGACCGAAATGTCGGCAGACTTTCTTAGCTTTGGCATCGTAATGCAGCAGTAA